The following proteins are co-located in the bacterium genome:
- a CDS encoding 4Fe-4S binding protein, with amino-acid sequence MSDELPGWRDIPIGGMILEAGNSVKYETGTWRSSKPVWDPNKCIHCLQCWIYCPDMSITVKDEKMVGIDYFHCKGCGICASVCPAKVKAITMEIEET; translated from the coding sequence ATGAGCGACGAGCTTCCAGGCTGGAGAGATATACCGATTGGCGGGATGATACTTGAGGCTGGCAACTCCGTTAAGTATGAGACGGGGACTTGGCGGTCCAGCAAGCCAGTGTGGGACCCTAACAAGTGCATCCACTGCTTGCAGTGTTGGATATACTGTCCCGACATGTCGATCACGGTGAAGGACGAGAAGATGGTCGGCATCGACTATTTCCACTGCAAGGGCTGTGGCATTTGCGCTTCCGTTTGCCCCGCGAAAGTCAAAGCGATAACGATGGAAATTGAGGAAACGTGA